GCTACTACTTAATGACTTGGCATTTTCAGCAAGGTTTCGGACTTCCGTCGCGACGACAGCAAAACCTTTACCGTGTTCACCGGCACGTGCTGCTTCGATCGAAGCATTCAACGCGAGTAAGTTCGTCTGATTGGCGATCGCTTCGATGCTTTGTGTCATCTGGACGATGTCATCCGACGTCGTCTTTAATTCATGGATGCTTTCAAGCGAAGTACCGACTTGTTGTGTCGATTGAGCGAATTGTTGCTCCATCTGTTGCATCTGTCGTTCGTTGGCAATCGTCATTTGGACAAGCTGCTGACTCGTCTGCTCCGTTTGAGCCGTTTCTGCCAACACTTGTGAGGCACGGCGGCTCGTCTCGATGATGGCATGATCCGTGTGTTCGACGGAGCTTGCAACTTCTTGACTGACACGGACGACATCTGTCAAAAGTTGACGGCGCGACTCGTTCGCTGCTGTCACTTCATGAAGACGAGAATCGACGTACTGACTCGTGACGATTTGAGCATCTAAATTCATCGCATGTGTCAAGGCAAGCACAGCTGTCGTCAGTTGGGCTGGGTCATGTTGATAGTGTTCGACGATTTTTGGAATCAACAACGTCTGAAACGCTGCGTAAGAAGCGATGAACCACGTGACGGGAACGAAGTTATGTTTATGCGTCTGTCCCATCCGTGTTCGCATCGCAAGGAACGACTCATCCATATTTCCTGTTAACAAACTCGTAAAGTAGTCGGCGAAGACTTTCTTCAGTCGTTCGCGTGTCGATGATTGTTTCGCGATCGTTGCCATCTCGGGATTCAATAATAGATGGTCAAGCACTTGCTCGAGGACTTCATCTAAGATACCTTGAACGACAGGCGCCATCGATTTGAGTGTCTGTAGCTGTTCTTCTGTATAGCCCATGTATACGAGACGGGATGTGAGATCAGGATCTGCCGTCTTTGTAATGAGACGGGAATCAGGAAAGCCGATTGTAGCTTGATAAGCTGAAGTAGTCTTACTTTTAAAAGGGTTACGCACGTAGTTGCCTCCAATACTCAAGATGTGAATAAATTGATGTCTGTTTCTTATCGGTTCATCTTGACGAAGTGATACTGATTTTCGAAAAAAAGACGAGAATATTGAAAAACATTGACCGGAAACAAAAAAACTCATGGCAAGTGCCATGAGGAGAATAAAAAATATACAGGATTAGACCGGTTGATCTTCCTGAAATGCTTTTTTGGCGTCCACAATCGAGCGCATCC
This region of Exiguobacterium acetylicum DSM 20416 genomic DNA includes:
- a CDS encoding globin-coupled sensor protein, whose product is MRNPFKSKTTSAYQATIGFPDSRLITKTADPDLTSRLVYMGYTEEQLQTLKSMAPVVQGILDEVLEQVLDHLLLNPEMATIAKQSSTRERLKKVFADYFTSLLTGNMDESFLAMRTRMGQTHKHNFVPVTWFIASYAAFQTLLIPKIVEHYQHDPAQLTTAVLALTHAMNLDAQIVTSQYVDSRLHEVTAANESRRQLLTDVVRVSQEVASSVEHTDHAIIETSRRASQVLAETAQTEQTSQQLVQMTIANERQMQQMEQQFAQSTQQVGTSLESIHELKTTSDDIVQMTQSIEAIANQTNLLALNASIEAARAGEHGKGFAVVATEVRNLAENAKSLSSSINGLIQKNNGNITQLVSQMEDITRANTASQQELQQVKQGIQTVKSEMENSLTLFGRNKENLGQIVETIQGLSKTTQGLTTLTTDLVAASETH